GACGCGTCAAGCGCAGATTGCAATGCGGGAAGAAAATTTCGAGAAGGGGCCGCCAGGAGCTTTGCGAATTCGTGCGCGGTGGCTGCGGGGAGTGATCGGGGGCTCTCCCCCACGGCCCGGCGCCCTCGCCGAAACGGCGCGTGCGTGCTATATCGAAGCCATGCCCGCGCAAGTGCTTTTCAACCAGCTCGCCTATGTGGATCGCCTCCCTCGGGGCGGCTTCACGCCCGAGCAGGCGCGCGCCTCGGCGGAAGCGCTCGATAGCGCATTCTCCGAAGGCGTCGTGACCAAAGCGGATGTCGAGAACGCCAAGCACGAGCTGCAGGCGAGCATAGAGGCCCTGAGGCATGAGACGACCACGAGCAGCGACGCCCTCAAGAGTGAGATGACCGCGTGCAGCGAGGCTCTCGAGCATGAGACGGCTGCGAGCATCGAGGCGCTGCGGCACGAGACCAAATTGAGCGTCGAGGGGGTCAAGCACGACATCTCGCTGCTGAGGCAGGATTTCGACACGCTGCGGCGCGACGTCGTCGAATCGGAAGCGCGGCTGCGGCATGAGGTCAAGCGAGACATCTCCGAGTCGGAGACGCGCGTGCGCCTCGAGATCGCCCAATCGAAGAACGAGACGCTGCGCGGGCTGTTCGGCTTCGTCATCGTGCTGATCGGCGCCAGCTTCACCATCGTGAAATACGTCCGCTGAGCCGAAACAACCCATGACAATAGTCGACCGTCTGAAGGCCGCAGAGCATGCCATCGCCGAGCGCGCGCGCGACTGCGGCCGCGATCCGGCGGAGATCACGCTCGTCTGCGTCTCCAAGACCTTTCCCGGCGAGGCGGTGATCCCGCTGCTCGAAGCCGGCCATCGCGTCTTCGGCGAGAACAAGGTGCAGGAGGCGCGCGC
The sequence above is a segment of the Methylosinus trichosporium OB3b genome. Coding sequences within it:
- a CDS encoding coiled-coil domain-containing protein, which translates into the protein MPAQVLFNQLAYVDRLPRGGFTPEQARASAEALDSAFSEGVVTKADVENAKHELQASIEALRHETTTSSDALKSEMTACSEALEHETAASIEALRHETKLSVEGVKHDISLLRQDFDTLRRDVVESEARLRHEVKRDISESETRVRLEIAQSKNETLRGLFGFVIVLIGASFTIVKYVR